The segment AGCGCCGCCGCCGCGGCGAACGCCTCTTTGCGCAGGTGCTGGTTGATCGCCTTGAGGCCCTCGGCGACGGCCAGCGCCTCGGCCTCCCGTTTGGACTTCTTGCCCTTCCCTGCGGGGCTCATCGGGCGTGCCCCCCGTGCAGAGCCTTGAGCCCGGGCACGAGCTGCGGCACCCGGCGGCGGTAGTCCGGGTAGTCGGCTGGGAACTGGTTGGCCATCAGTCGCTCCTCCTCTCTGATCTTCCCGTACAGGCCCACCACCACCGCCAGGACCAGCACCCCCCACAGCAGGCTGCCCTGGGCCAGGGCGGTGCCGGCCAGCATGCCGATCAGCCCGGTGTAGATCGGGTGCCGGGTGATCGCGTAGGGCCCGGTGGTGCGGAGTTGATGCCCTTCTTTGGTGACCGGCGCCCAGGACCACATCGTCCCGAGTGCCGCCCGCGCCCACAGCGTGAAGGCCGTCGCGGTGAGCACCACGGCGATCCCGGGCGCCTGCAGGCCGAGGTCGTGGACCGCGAGGCGCTGGTCGAAGCCCCGCCCCCCGTGGGGGAACACCACCAGCCAGATCCCGGCGGCGGCCAGGATCCAGGGCAGGGAACCGTGCCCCCGGCTGCGCACGGCCGGGCCCTTGGCGGCGCCGTAGACGGCACCCGCGATCCACACCACGGCAACCACCACCCAGCAGGCCGAGACCACCACCGTTGTCACCCGGTCCATGGCTTACCCTTCGCCTACGACACATCCTGTGCGATACATCGCATACGACATGCTACCACCGGAGGCAGGAGTCCGCCAGGGCCGGGCCGCGCTTGGTCCCGGGCCGGCAATTCCAAGACGCCCTGTCCTGCTCTGGCAACGCGCCGGCCCCTACAGACGATGGGATGCCGGACCAGTTCGCGCACGCGGTCTGCGACCAGTGCCGGGGGCTGTGACCAGAAGCTCTCTACCGATGCGAGGCGGCCAGGACCGCCGCCGCCATGTGCTGCTCCCCGGCGGCGTCGGGGTGGAAGGGCGCGGCCGGTCCCAGGGGGATCAGACCCTCCACCCACTTGACGCCTGCCGTGGTGCAGGCGTCGTGGCCGACGCTGGGAGTGTAGGTGTCGACGAAGGTCGCCCGGTGCTGGGCCGCCTCGCTG is part of the Actinomycetota bacterium genome and harbors:
- a CDS encoding isoprenylcysteine carboxylmethyltransferase family protein; translation: MDRVTTVVVSACWVVVAVVWIAGAVYGAAKGPAVRSRGHGSLPWILAAAGIWLVVFPHGGRGFDQRLAVHDLGLQAPGIAVVLTATAFTLWARAALGTMWSWAPVTKEGHQLRTTGPYAITRHPIYTGLIGMLAGTALAQGSLLWGVLVLAVVVGLYGKIREEERLMANQFPADYPDYRRRVPQLVPGLKALHGGHAR